The proteins below come from a single Asterias rubens chromosome 9, eAstRub1.3, whole genome shotgun sequence genomic window:
- the LOC117295033 gene encoding free fatty acid receptor 4-like encodes MGLMAMVSISGNVLVISFFVRFKAIRQVTNLFITNLALSDLIFTLMVPLVMVTRVTGVWVFGEVLCRLLTAVEFVCGIVSVWTMVLISVDRYQAIVSLQRHRSTLNMTLLRLLLVWIGAAIFVLPLVLYFRTTDSTIEDNHTGLRRNVTVCTFDFPGPLYLPLIYSCINIVVVFIIPMSIITRNYRAIMRKFSMSLQRMREHMVAAPRTDRSSAKASTNVQREARVMRMLITMVTVFVLMWGPVTMTIIALMADYDRNGMESYQITAVFIVTYANAAVNPVVYGILNAQYRKRFARLFCKSQCQEVTASNSSVGGGGGSIHQQVIRTLSGKVRNRTSFENGNACHENPMNNICEAETPS; translated from the coding sequence ATGGGTTTAATGGCTATGGTCTCCATCAGTGGAAACGTTCTAGTCATTTCATTCTTTGTGAGATTCAAAGCTATTCGGCAAGTCACCAATCTCTTCATCACCAACCTGGCCCTATCTGACCTCATCTTCACCCTCATGGTACCCCTGGTAATGGTGACTAGGGTCACTGGGGTATGGGTCTTTGGCGAGGTACTATGTCGCCTCTTGACGGCGGTTGAGTTTGTGTGTGGTATCGTCAGCGTCTGGACTATGGTGTTAATCAGTGTGGATCGCTACCAGGCTATCGTGTCGTTACAACGGCATCGATCAACGCTAAATATGACATTGTTGCGTTTGTTACTCGTCTGGATTGGAGCAGCTATCTTCGTCCTTCCATTGGTTCTGTACTTCCGAACCACAGACTCAACCATCGAGGATAACCACACAGGGCTTCGGCGTAACGTCACGGTGTGCACTTTTGATTTTCCAGGCCCCCTTTATCTGCCTCTGATCTACTCCTGCATCAACATTGTTGTGGTGTTTATAATCCCAATGTCTATAATCACCAGGAATTACCGCGCCATTATGAGAAAGTTCTCCATGAGTTTACAGCGAATGCGGGAGCACATGGTAGCCGCACCCAGGACAGACAGAAGCTCTGCAAAAGCCTCTACCAATGTACAGCGAGAGGCGAGAGTTATGAGGATGCTTATCACCATGgtgacagtttttgttttgatgtgggGACCGGTAACCATGACGATAATCGCCCTTATGGCAGACTATGACAGGAATGGTATGGAATCGTATCAGATCACGGCTGTGTTTATCGTGACGTACGCCAACGCGGCCGTTAATCCAGTGGTTTACGGTATCCTAAACGCGCAGTATCGAAAACGCTTTGCGAGGTTATTCTGTAAGAGCCAATGCCAGGAGGTGACCGCGAGTAACTCATCAGTTGGTGGGGGCGGTGGCTCTATTCATCAGCAGGTCATCCGCACACTGAGCGGGAAGGTACGGAACAGGACAT